A region of Micromonospora sp. WMMD882 DNA encodes the following proteins:
- a CDS encoding CHAT domain-containing protein has translation MTASSSAVDRLSEVIGSLPPPQRPPLVYARCWLRVVGYETGGRDVDQLTAALADFAALPEDLPGRPRLAAVLVTLQLQAGRLRTADAIVRADAWAAVADQDPYPLPQWPYVRAAVTSLDLLRAGQHGAPGFSPHAALAELDRLTAIVGGRQPYATMLDSARVGLTHLRAQQDHDLSGFDEALAAVIRLLGQPRLRRSAGARLMPALLAAQRAAATGDPDETDAALRRLLAEIDAVPPAELDRAGGAGLRAMVAAALVPMPDADPSASDATTSRLRIDALRDELRKPGLPDPHRATLLSSLGTAELMVGADDAGLLGEAVRHLREAARLTPPHDARHTHRLMGAGTAYLRRWEVTGAVEDRAEAIRLLEGARRSTGGTANWVWTMAANPLAHAYRSAGQRDRGREVALGGLRGHAWNALVQAGTTRTYQVARQAADDALDVARWCLADNEPAAAATALEAGRGLMIHAATVTRDLATQLTERGEEELAGRWRAAVARHGPDEVPTELRLRALSAVTGIPVDEVGTVTGSPDSGTGRLLDPPTPHEIRAALLALGVDALVYLAPGDQGIGAAVLIPATDVPDWIPLPGLTAAACAEAERRVTTLTGDAARDLPSAGGGARWDGVCDWAWQVAVGPLLDRLGATGQRPARLVLVPVRELARVPWHAARRQVAGRVEYALSRAVFSYAASARLFCAAAWGGPAPLGDGGLVVGDPDTAGTAGDLPAARAEALAVRDVFHPTARYVGRAADGTTAADGPGSRAQVVDWLADPTGGGLLHLACHGVVRAADVTTGESSYLLLAGGERLAAEELARLLTARAARPVALAVLAACRSGVSGYGYDEAFSLATLFLAHHTRSVLSTQWSVPDAATSVLMFLFHHHLTEEGLRPADALRAAQLWLAGPRREPPASMPEALRRHLPAGPVDPVAWAGFVHQGR, from the coding sequence GTGACCGCGTCCTCCTCGGCCGTCGACCGGCTGAGCGAGGTGATCGGGTCGCTGCCGCCGCCGCAACGACCCCCGCTGGTGTACGCGCGCTGCTGGCTGCGGGTGGTCGGGTACGAGACCGGGGGCCGTGACGTCGACCAGCTCACCGCCGCGCTCGCCGACTTCGCCGCCCTGCCGGAGGACCTGCCCGGCCGGCCCCGCCTGGCGGCCGTCCTGGTCACCCTGCAACTCCAGGCCGGCCGGCTGCGGACCGCCGACGCCATCGTGCGGGCTGACGCCTGGGCCGCCGTCGCCGACCAGGACCCGTACCCGCTGCCCCAGTGGCCGTACGTGCGGGCCGCCGTGACCTCGCTGGACCTGCTGCGCGCCGGCCAGCACGGCGCGCCGGGCTTCTCCCCGCACGCCGCGCTGGCCGAGCTGGACCGGCTCACCGCGATCGTCGGCGGCCGGCAGCCGTACGCGACGATGCTGGACTCGGCCCGGGTCGGTCTGACCCACCTGCGGGCCCAGCAGGACCACGACCTGTCCGGCTTCGACGAGGCGCTCGCCGCGGTGATCCGGCTCCTCGGTCAGCCGCGCCTGCGGCGGTCCGCCGGCGCGCGGCTGATGCCCGCGTTGCTGGCCGCCCAGCGGGCCGCGGCGACCGGCGACCCCGACGAGACCGACGCCGCCCTGCGCCGGCTGCTCGCCGAGATCGACGCGGTGCCGCCGGCCGAGCTGGACCGGGCCGGCGGCGCCGGGCTCCGCGCGATGGTGGCGGCGGCCCTGGTGCCGATGCCGGACGCGGACCCGTCCGCGTCTGACGCGACGACCTCCCGGCTGCGGATCGACGCCCTGCGCGACGAGCTCCGCAAACCCGGCCTGCCGGACCCGCACCGGGCGACGCTGCTGTCCTCGCTGGGCACGGCCGAGCTGATGGTCGGCGCCGACGACGCCGGCCTGCTCGGCGAGGCGGTGCGGCACCTGCGGGAGGCCGCCCGGCTGACCCCGCCGCACGACGCCCGGCACACCCACCGGCTGATGGGCGCCGGCACCGCGTACCTGCGCCGGTGGGAGGTCACCGGCGCGGTCGAGGACCGCGCCGAGGCGATCCGGCTGCTGGAGGGCGCCCGCCGGAGCACCGGCGGCACGGCGAACTGGGTGTGGACGATGGCCGCCAACCCGCTCGCCCACGCCTACCGCAGCGCCGGACAGCGCGACCGGGGCCGCGAGGTGGCGCTGGGCGGGCTGCGCGGCCACGCCTGGAACGCGCTCGTGCAGGCCGGCACCACCCGGACGTACCAGGTCGCCCGGCAGGCCGCGGACGACGCCCTGGACGTGGCCCGCTGGTGCCTGGCCGACAACGAGCCGGCCGCCGCCGCGACCGCCCTGGAAGCGGGACGCGGCCTGATGATCCACGCGGCGACGGTCACCCGTGACCTCGCCACCCAGCTCACCGAGCGCGGCGAGGAGGAGCTGGCCGGGCGGTGGCGCGCGGCGGTGGCCCGGCACGGGCCCGACGAGGTGCCGACCGAGCTGCGGCTACGGGCGCTCAGCGCGGTCACCGGCATCCCGGTCGACGAGGTCGGCACGGTCACCGGCAGCCCGGACAGCGGCACCGGTCGGCTCCTCGACCCGCCGACGCCGCACGAGATCCGGGCGGCGCTGCTCGCCCTCGGCGTGGACGCCCTCGTCTACCTGGCCCCCGGCGACCAGGGGATCGGGGCGGCGGTGCTGATCCCGGCCACCGACGTGCCGGACTGGATCCCGCTGCCCGGCCTGACCGCCGCCGCCTGCGCGGAAGCCGAGCGCCGGGTCACCACGCTGACCGGGGACGCGGCCCGGGACCTCCCCTCGGCCGGCGGTGGGGCCCGGTGGGACGGCGTCTGCGACTGGGCGTGGCAGGTCGCCGTCGGCCCGCTGCTCGACCGGCTCGGCGCGACCGGGCAGCGGCCGGCCCGGCTGGTGCTGGTCCCGGTGCGGGAGCTGGCCCGGGTGCCGTGGCACGCGGCCCGCCGGCAGGTCGCCGGCCGCGTCGAGTACGCGCTGAGCCGGGCCGTCTTCTCGTACGCCGCCTCGGCCCGACTGTTCTGCGCGGCGGCCTGGGGCGGACCCGCGCCGCTCGGTGACGGCGGCCTCGTCGTCGGCGACCCGGACACCGCCGGGACGGCCGGCGACCTGCCGGCGGCCCGTGCCGAGGCGCTGGCCGTACGGGACGTCTTCCACCCGACGGCCCGGTACGTGGGCCGGGCCGCCGACGGGACGACCGCCGCCGACGGGCCGGGCAGCCGGGCGCAGGTCGTCGACTGGCTGGCCGACCCGACCGGCGGGGGCCTGCTGCACCTGGCCTGCCACGGTGTCGTCCGGGCCGCCGACGTCACCACCGGCGAGTCGTCGTACCTGCTGCTCGCCGGTGGGGAACGGCTCGCGGCGGAGGAGCTGGCCCGGCTGCTGACCGCCCGCGCGGCCCGCCCGGTGGCCCTGGCGGTGCTGGCCGCCTGCCGCAGCGGCGTCTCCGGGTACGGCTACGACGAGGCGTTCAGCCTCGCCACCCTCTTCCTCGCGCACCACACCCGGTCGGTGCTGAGCACCCAGTGGAGCGTGCCGGACGCGGCGACGTCGGTGCTGATGTTCCTGTTCCACCACCACCTCACCGAGGAGGGCCTGCGGCCGGCGGACGCGCTGCGGGCCGCCCAGCTCTGGTTGGCGGGGCCGCGCCGCGAGCCGCCGGCCTCGATGCCGGAGGCGCTGCGCCGGCACCTGCCCGCCGGCCCGGTGGACCCGGTGGCCTGGGCCGGCTTCGTCCACCAGGGCCGCTGA
- a CDS encoding vWA domain-containing protein, with product MTDTPSTRRARAGAAALAGLLLAPAWTAPSTAFTAGSAATAVPVVAAPAAPPSREEVFADLRVDQVAADYVILVDTSGSMAADNLYGNVRRTLRTFLAGLSGNDHVAVYTFDSKPTLRYVGPAGNPDRMVAGLPAGPNPSGATDLGAALQRAVEELERPGAASVASVVLLTDGAHEPPRGSAYPDDSGPPWRALAARTARLDDRVVTGYALPLRGATGAGLLGTVLPQTTELDPTSVGELGRYLDRAKAGTRLAKARQALAGDVGKGVRASWTVPAAVDLSTDPGPTPVTLTLRSETTRAPLTVRGLRARADDGATLTGTLPDEVTLPPGQSVSFDLRLRWRPDAGPVPFRDERAIAPRLTVDGQVDSPWAGPLAPDVALETPTTIVVEPPRVRLTTVVGTWAAQVVTVLAVALVVAAVLLAAYRRRRAPLSGTLLATSPTDGAELGRFPLRGRSARLAGQRLPGRASVVARSAQASFANPDGVEYVVTYRRAAHRTRSVCPPGGSVMVSGVSFTHLPAGGPAAPPVSRVGADVDDAAFPPAGS from the coding sequence ATGACCGACACACCATCCACCCGCCGCGCCCGTGCCGGGGCAGCCGCGCTGGCCGGGCTGCTGCTCGCCCCGGCCTGGACCGCCCCCAGCACCGCCTTCACCGCCGGGTCAGCCGCCACCGCTGTCCCCGTCGTCGCCGCGCCGGCCGCGCCGCCCAGCCGGGAGGAGGTCTTCGCCGACCTGCGGGTCGACCAGGTCGCGGCGGACTACGTGATCCTGGTCGACACGTCCGGGTCGATGGCGGCGGACAACCTCTACGGCAACGTCCGCCGGACCCTGCGGACGTTCCTGGCCGGGCTGAGCGGCAACGACCACGTGGCCGTCTACACCTTCGACAGCAAACCCACCCTGCGGTACGTGGGCCCGGCCGGGAACCCGGACCGGATGGTCGCCGGCCTGCCCGCCGGGCCGAACCCGTCCGGCGCGACCGACCTCGGCGCGGCCCTGCAACGGGCGGTCGAGGAGCTGGAACGCCCCGGGGCCGCCTCGGTCGCCTCGGTGGTGCTGCTCACCGACGGCGCCCACGAACCGCCGCGCGGCTCGGCGTACCCGGACGACAGCGGGCCGCCGTGGCGGGCCCTGGCGGCCCGGACGGCCCGGCTGGACGACCGGGTGGTGACCGGGTACGCGCTGCCGCTGCGCGGCGCGACCGGCGCCGGCCTGCTCGGCACGGTGCTGCCGCAGACCACCGAGCTGGACCCGACGTCGGTCGGTGAGCTGGGCCGCTACCTGGACCGGGCGAAGGCGGGCACCCGGTTGGCGAAGGCCCGGCAGGCGCTCGCCGGTGACGTCGGCAAGGGCGTGCGCGCCTCCTGGACCGTGCCCGCCGCCGTCGACCTGTCCACCGATCCCGGCCCGACGCCGGTGACGCTCACGCTGCGGTCCGAGACGACCCGGGCCCCGCTGACGGTACGTGGGCTGCGGGCCCGGGCGGACGACGGCGCGACCCTGACCGGGACCCTGCCCGACGAGGTCACCTTGCCGCCCGGCCAGTCGGTGTCGTTCGACCTGCGGTTGCGGTGGCGGCCGGACGCCGGGCCGGTGCCGTTCCGGGACGAGCGCGCCATCGCGCCCCGGCTGACCGTCGACGGGCAGGTCGACTCGCCGTGGGCCGGGCCGCTGGCCCCCGACGTCGCCCTGGAGACGCCGACGACGATCGTCGTCGAGCCGCCCCGGGTGCGCCTGACCACGGTGGTGGGCACCTGGGCCGCCCAGGTGGTCACCGTGCTGGCGGTGGCCCTGGTGGTCGCGGCGGTCCTGCTGGCGGCCTACCGGCGGCGACGGGCCCCGCTGTCGGGCACCCTGCTGGCGACGTCGCCCACCGACGGCGCGGAGCTGGGTCGGTTCCCGCTGCGCGGCCGGTCGGCCCGGCTGGCGGGCCAGCGGCTGCCGGGCCGCGCGTCGGTGGTGGCGCGGTCGGCGCAGGCCAGCTTCGCCAACCCCGACGGCGTCGAGTACGTGGTGACGTACCGCCGTGCCGCGCACCGGACCCGCAGCGTGTGCCCGCCGGGCGGCTCGGTCATGGTGAGCGGGGTGTCCTTCACCCACCTGCCGGCGGGCGGCCCGGCCGCGCCCCCGGTGAGCCGGGTCGGGGCGGACGTCGACGACGCGGCGTTCCCGCCCGCCGGGAGTTGA
- a CDS encoding AAA family ATPase — protein sequence MSGSPKYTIVDSGAARRAQAARERAERERRRREQEDRRREQERHRREQERRRREAALAAARQAARERVRASAGRVAALRRDASTVGLAEPADRLRSEVEAVGRAVDTATDQAGFAAALRELDRIEQRMAGVRLTVATRVRTAVADRLDALAALLAEVPAAERRRADPAGAQEVEALFDAARRRVTTDPTGSAARADTLAARLDRHLTVTYEQRARDEEQRAREEEQRAREEERRAAAVRAVDELAARLEQVAGEARDAGVPLAQDRARGELAALTAASHAGRYDQVPAGAARLAGVIDALETELDQAVDALVERRELLTSIVGGLADLGFAVDRDSFGESADGGLGLRAYRTDGAGFAVVVQPGPDGRAQVMYTTDAVQDELAEGQVEAGAACGSLVSMIETIGAAARRDGFVPGEIWWEGDERPPLSGHVPPPSTARRPGARGGGGVSGEPPLAAPWLVPAYLELRRGRHLIVHGNVDDLVRWEHDYDHLPQVLLRFLRVSGYRLVARYSPADGLTYPDDDARRRAESLLGGASPQPPGTPPGREPTAPPPTAPPGPHPAAGSAAPGGATTGTPGGPAAASAPAAAPSRQRLDRSSDALRERLFARRPGAAGPGAPRSAADVVSALRGLARQRETPCAVLVESVDLVVGPEAAHDEHHPATVARLRHLLDEATTVPASDGGPPLRNVLVFVVRELGVLPAWLRDNPNVATVLAERPGPPERADLVGRQVARFHDADGLGATATGRAVDALTSLSDGMTVRDIQALEVTSRITGIGPGAPRKLVARHRFGARQDPWEQLDLGKVHDAEATLNARVMGQPAAVRAVCDVLVNARVGIDFVPGDADMSSRPRGVFFFVGPTGVGKTELAKAIAELVFEDESALRRFDMSEFGQEHAGERLTGAPPGYTGHEQGGVLTNWVLERPFSVILFDEVEKAHPKVFDKFLQIIDEGRLTDGLGRTAYFSHSIVIFTSNEGVQNMPRAQDGVPPPYGEVRRHFQVSVGDYFTHRLGRPELLGRLGGGVVVFDILRPAVIRGITLKFLGQLTDSARSRGYELDIDREAVVEAMVRHLIESGMELGARPIRDPLLDQWVRIPVNRWIFSRQAPPGTRIRVTPSPTSSPPFLVDAAPPPATAPPPPP from the coding sequence ATGAGCGGCTCACCCAAGTACACGATCGTGGACAGCGGCGCGGCCCGCCGGGCGCAGGCCGCCCGCGAGCGGGCCGAGCGGGAGCGGCGTCGCCGCGAGCAGGAGGACCGTCGCCGCGAGCAGGAGCGCCACCGCCGGGAGCAGGAGCGTCGCCGCCGGGAGGCGGCGCTGGCCGCCGCCCGGCAGGCCGCCCGGGAACGCGTGCGGGCGAGCGCCGGGCGGGTGGCGGCGCTGCGGCGTGACGCGTCGACCGTCGGGCTGGCTGAGCCGGCCGACCGGCTCCGGTCCGAGGTGGAGGCCGTCGGGCGGGCCGTCGACACGGCGACCGACCAGGCCGGATTCGCCGCCGCCCTGCGTGAGCTGGACCGGATCGAGCAGCGGATGGCCGGGGTCCGGCTGACGGTGGCCACCCGGGTGCGTACCGCGGTCGCCGACCGGCTGGACGCGTTGGCGGCGCTGCTCGCCGAGGTGCCCGCGGCCGAGCGGCGCCGGGCCGACCCGGCCGGCGCGCAGGAGGTCGAGGCGCTGTTCGACGCCGCCCGGCGGCGGGTCACCACCGACCCGACCGGCTCGGCCGCCCGCGCCGACACGCTGGCGGCCCGGCTGGACCGGCACCTCACCGTCACGTACGAGCAGCGGGCCCGCGACGAGGAGCAGCGCGCCCGCGAGGAGGAGCAGCGGGCCCGCGAGGAGGAGCGGCGGGCCGCCGCCGTACGGGCGGTCGACGAGCTCGCCGCCCGACTGGAGCAGGTGGCCGGCGAGGCCCGGGACGCGGGCGTGCCCCTGGCCCAGGACCGGGCGCGCGGCGAGCTGGCGGCGCTCACCGCCGCGTCGCACGCCGGCCGGTACGACCAGGTGCCCGCCGGGGCGGCGCGGTTGGCGGGGGTGATCGACGCGCTCGAGACCGAGCTGGACCAGGCGGTGGACGCGCTCGTGGAACGCCGGGAGCTGCTGACCTCGATCGTGGGTGGGCTGGCCGATCTCGGCTTCGCCGTCGACCGGGACAGCTTCGGTGAGTCGGCGGACGGCGGGCTGGGGCTGCGCGCGTACCGCACCGACGGCGCCGGGTTCGCGGTGGTGGTGCAGCCCGGCCCGGACGGTCGGGCCCAGGTGATGTACACGACGGACGCGGTGCAGGACGAGCTGGCCGAAGGGCAGGTGGAGGCTGGGGCGGCCTGCGGCTCACTGGTCTCGATGATCGAGACCATCGGCGCGGCGGCCCGGCGGGACGGGTTCGTCCCGGGCGAGATCTGGTGGGAGGGCGACGAACGTCCCCCGCTGTCGGGTCACGTCCCGCCGCCGTCGACCGCCCGGCGGCCCGGCGCCCGGGGGGGCGGGGGCGTGAGCGGCGAGCCGCCCCTGGCCGCGCCGTGGCTGGTGCCCGCCTACCTGGAGCTGCGGCGGGGCCGCCACCTGATCGTGCACGGCAACGTCGACGACCTGGTCCGCTGGGAACACGACTACGACCACCTGCCGCAGGTGCTGCTGCGGTTCCTGCGGGTCAGCGGCTACCGCCTGGTCGCCCGGTACAGCCCGGCGGACGGGCTCACCTACCCGGACGACGACGCCCGTCGCCGCGCCGAGAGCCTGTTGGGCGGCGCGTCGCCGCAGCCGCCGGGCACCCCACCGGGCCGGGAGCCGACCGCCCCGCCGCCGACCGCCCCGCCGGGCCCGCATCCGGCTGCCGGTTCGGCCGCCCCGGGTGGCGCGACGACCGGGACCCCGGGCGGTCCGGCGGCGGCCTCCGCCCCGGCCGCCGCGCCGTCCCGCCAGCGGCTCGACCGGTCGTCGGACGCGCTACGGGAACGACTCTTCGCCCGCCGGCCCGGCGCCGCCGGCCCCGGCGCGCCCCGCAGCGCCGCCGACGTGGTGTCGGCGCTGCGGGGCCTGGCCCGCCAGCGGGAGACGCCGTGCGCGGTCCTGGTCGAATCGGTCGACCTGGTGGTCGGGCCCGAGGCGGCGCACGACGAGCACCATCCCGCCACCGTGGCCCGGCTGCGGCACCTGCTCGACGAGGCGACCACCGTGCCCGCGTCGGACGGCGGGCCGCCGCTGCGCAACGTGCTGGTCTTCGTGGTCCGGGAGCTGGGCGTCCTGCCCGCCTGGCTGCGGGACAACCCCAACGTGGCCACGGTGCTCGCCGAACGCCCCGGGCCGCCGGAGCGCGCCGACCTGGTCGGCCGGCAGGTGGCGCGCTTCCACGACGCGGACGGGCTGGGCGCCACCGCGACCGGCCGGGCGGTGGACGCGCTGACCAGCCTCTCCGACGGCATGACGGTCCGCGACATCCAGGCGTTGGAGGTCACCTCCCGGATCACCGGGATCGGCCCCGGCGCGCCCCGCAAGCTGGTCGCCCGACACCGGTTCGGGGCCCGGCAGGACCCGTGGGAGCAACTGGACCTGGGCAAGGTCCACGACGCCGAGGCCACCCTCAACGCCCGGGTGATGGGCCAGCCGGCGGCGGTCCGGGCGGTCTGCGACGTCCTGGTCAACGCCCGGGTCGGGATCGACTTCGTGCCCGGCGACGCCGACATGTCCAGCCGCCCGCGCGGCGTCTTCTTCTTCGTCGGTCCGACCGGCGTCGGCAAGACGGAGCTGGCCAAGGCGATCGCCGAGCTGGTCTTCGAGGACGAGTCCGCGTTGCGGCGCTTCGACATGAGCGAGTTCGGCCAGGAGCACGCGGGCGAACGGCTGACCGGGGCGCCGCCCGGCTACACCGGCCACGAGCAGGGCGGGGTGCTGACCAACTGGGTGCTGGAGCGGCCGTTCAGCGTGATCCTCTTCGACGAGGTGGAGAAGGCCCACCCGAAGGTGTTCGACAAGTTCCTCCAGATCATCGACGAGGGGCGGCTCACCGACGGGCTGGGGCGGACCGCCTACTTCTCGCACAGCATCGTGATCTTCACGTCGAACGAGGGCGTGCAGAACATGCCCCGGGCGCAGGACGGCGTGCCCCCGCCGTACGGCGAGGTCCGGCGGCACTTCCAGGTGTCGGTGGGCGACTACTTCACGCACCGGCTCGGCCGGCCCGAGCTGCTCGGCCGACTGGGCGGCGGAGTCGTGGTGTTCGACATCCTCCGTCCCGCCGTGATCCGTGGCATCACCCTGAAGTTCCTCGGTCAGCTCACCGACTCGGCCCGCAGTCGCGGCTACGAGCTGGACATCGACCGGGAGGCGGTCGTCGAGGCGATGGTGCGGCACCTGATCGAGTCCGGGATGGAGCTGGGGGCCCGGCCGATCCGCGACCCGCTGCTGGACCAGTGGGTCCGGATCCCGGTCAACCGGTGGATCTTCTCCCGGCAGGCGCCACCCGGCACCCGGATCCGGGTCACCCCGTCACCGACGTCGTCCCCGCCGTTCCTGGTCGACGCCGCCCCGCCACCGGCGACCGCCCCGCCACCGCCTCCGTGA
- a CDS encoding CHAT domain-containing protein has translation MFGGLRRFWAAVKVGAIEQGVTRELTRAALRGGDLRRLDRVTTYILAHVDATAPDSREGTWWRLQACTALMMCYKRLGDPADLTRWDEVTAELLRISDADGQLRPLALMHRAMVLLARHERSGELADLDAAVAAGRGYVTGPWPDLPYLPELRVMDGPLLGMALAARYLLAGDPADLTEAITHQERSLAAAPAGHGDRPVLLSQLGNSLRMRYERFEDPADLDRAVALCQQAADLIGDGYLEAAAILSNLAIVLTLRGRRDGSPDDHAAAVTAARRSLAVVTPTHPQYPILVSHVNAALMTAALDDGRLETLDEAIDLCREVLGSISAHSPVRGAFLTNLGTTLSVRYERTAVAADADEAVAAWREVTGMPGVPAQMRLDAAQKWGMLAAERKQWESALQGYERAVAELSAVAWPGLARGDQETALARRAWVGLACDAAACAVHVGRPEQAVRLLEHGRAVLWSRQVTDRAELDRLAGQDAELAGELTTLLTELDGDGPGRPQPADDPAAERVRRSRRLTELLARVHALDGFESFLAPPTLDRVRAALPADGHVVVVNFSRWRRDALVVSADGVRVVPLPKLGFEETLDTVFADLTPVLGTETRDLPGASGRTRPDAAGLDPLLRLLWDSIAEPVLDALGLGPRERPADPTGAPRIWWCPTSVLTMVPLHAAGHHDPTGRAEGRSVLDRVVSSYTPTLGALVAGGPRPTGGSGGRDRLLLVAMPETPGHDQPLAVAERDVLTALLPGRVTPLEGPRATVDAVRRALADHDYVHFGCHGRQDLEHPATGGLLLHDGTLTVADMVGRRGTGELAVLAACRTATIGLANIDEVVSLANALRYGGFRHVVGTLWSVGDLPAAAVAAGVFEGLTPLRAAPGRAVADALHVTVHALRDAAPTGDHWVPFVHIGE, from the coding sequence GTGTTCGGCGGACTCCGGCGGTTCTGGGCCGCCGTCAAGGTCGGGGCCATCGAGCAGGGGGTCACCCGGGAGCTGACCCGGGCGGCGCTGCGGGGCGGCGACCTCCGCCGCCTCGACCGGGTGACCACCTACATCCTCGCCCACGTCGACGCGACCGCCCCCGATTCCCGCGAGGGGACCTGGTGGCGGCTCCAGGCGTGCACGGCGCTGATGATGTGCTACAAACGGCTGGGCGACCCGGCCGACCTGACCCGCTGGGACGAGGTCACCGCCGAGCTGCTGCGGATCTCGGACGCCGACGGTCAGCTCCGGCCGCTGGCCCTGATGCACCGGGCCATGGTGCTGCTGGCCCGCCACGAGCGTTCCGGGGAGCTGGCCGATCTGGACGCCGCCGTCGCGGCCGGGCGCGGGTACGTCACCGGGCCGTGGCCGGACCTGCCGTACCTGCCCGAGCTGCGGGTGATGGACGGGCCGCTCCTGGGAATGGCGCTCGCCGCCCGCTACCTCCTGGCCGGCGACCCGGCCGACCTCACCGAGGCGATCACCCACCAGGAACGCTCCCTGGCGGCGGCGCCCGCCGGCCACGGGGACCGGCCGGTGCTGCTGTCCCAGCTCGGCAACAGCCTGCGGATGCGGTACGAGAGGTTCGAGGACCCGGCGGACCTGGACCGGGCCGTGGCCCTCTGCCAGCAGGCCGCGGACCTGATCGGCGACGGCTACCTGGAGGCCGCGGCGATCCTGTCGAACCTGGCGATCGTGCTCACCCTGCGGGGCCGCCGCGACGGCAGCCCGGACGACCACGCCGCCGCCGTCACGGCGGCCCGGCGCTCGCTGGCCGTCGTCACGCCCACCCACCCGCAGTACCCCATCCTCGTGTCGCACGTCAACGCCGCGCTGATGACGGCGGCCCTCGACGACGGCCGGCTGGAGACCCTCGACGAGGCGATCGACCTGTGCCGGGAGGTGCTCGGCTCGATTTCCGCCCACTCTCCGGTCCGCGGCGCCTTCCTCACCAACCTCGGCACCACGCTCTCCGTCCGCTACGAGCGGACCGCCGTGGCGGCCGACGCGGACGAGGCGGTGGCGGCCTGGCGGGAGGTGACCGGGATGCCCGGCGTGCCCGCCCAGATGCGGCTCGACGCCGCCCAGAAGTGGGGCATGCTGGCCGCCGAGCGGAAACAGTGGGAGTCCGCCCTCCAGGGGTACGAGCGTGCCGTCGCGGAACTGTCCGCCGTGGCCTGGCCCGGCCTGGCGCGCGGCGACCAGGAGACCGCCCTGGCCCGCCGGGCCTGGGTCGGGCTGGCCTGTGACGCCGCCGCCTGCGCGGTGCACGTGGGTCGGCCGGAGCAGGCGGTGCGGCTGCTGGAGCACGGCCGGGCGGTGCTGTGGTCCCGGCAGGTGACCGACCGGGCGGAGCTGGACCGGCTCGCCGGGCAGGACGCCGAGCTGGCCGGCGAGTTGACCACGCTGCTGACCGAGCTCGACGGCGACGGACCGGGCCGGCCGCAGCCGGCGGACGATCCCGCCGCCGAGCGGGTCCGCCGGTCCCGACGGCTGACGGAGCTCCTGGCCAGGGTGCACGCGCTCGACGGTTTCGAGTCGTTCCTCGCGCCGCCGACACTCGACCGGGTACGGGCGGCGCTGCCCGCCGACGGTCACGTGGTCGTGGTCAACTTCAGCCGCTGGCGGCGCGACGCCCTGGTCGTCTCCGCCGACGGGGTGCGGGTGGTGCCGCTGCCGAAGCTGGGCTTCGAGGAGACGCTGGACACTGTCTTCGCCGACCTGACGCCGGTGCTCGGCACGGAGACCCGGGACCTTCCCGGCGCCTCCGGCCGGACCCGCCCGGACGCCGCCGGGCTGGACCCGCTGCTGCGGTTGCTGTGGGACAGCATCGCCGAGCCGGTCCTGGACGCGCTCGGCCTCGGGCCGCGCGAACGGCCGGCGGACCCGACCGGGGCGCCCCGGATCTGGTGGTGCCCGACGAGCGTGCTCACCATGGTGCCGCTGCACGCGGCCGGTCACCACGACCCGACCGGCCGGGCCGAGGGGCGCAGCGTCCTCGACCGGGTGGTGTCGTCGTACACGCCGACCCTGGGCGCGCTGGTCGCCGGCGGACCGCGACCGACCGGCGGGTCGGGTGGGCGGGACCGGTTGTTGCTGGTGGCGATGCCGGAGACCCCCGGGCACGACCAGCCGCTGGCGGTCGCCGAGAGGGACGTGCTGACCGCGCTGCTGCCCGGTCGGGTGACCCCGCTGGAGGGGCCGCGGGCCACCGTCGACGCGGTGCGCCGGGCGCTCGCCGACCACGACTACGTGCACTTCGGCTGCCACGGCCGGCAGGACCTGGAACACCCGGCCACCGGCGGGTTGCTGTTGCACGACGGCACGCTGACCGTCGCCGACATGGTGGGCCGGCGGGGGACCGGTGAGCTGGCGGTGCTGGCGGCGTGCCGTACGGCCACCATCGGTCTGGCCAACATCGACGAGGTGGTCAGCCTGGCCAACGCGCTGCGGTACGGGGGGTTCCGGCACGTGGTGGGCACCCTCTGGTCGGTCGGTGACCTGCCGGCCGCGGCGGTCGCGGCGGGCGTGTTCGAGGGGCTGACGCCGTTGCGGGCCGCGCCGGGGCGGGCGGTCGCCGACGCCCTGCACGTCACCGTCCACGCGCTGCGCGACGCCGCCCCGACCGGTGACCACTGGGTGCCGTTCGTCCACATCGGCGAGTGA